The Podarcis raffonei isolate rPodRaf1 chromosome 2, rPodRaf1.pri, whole genome shotgun sequence genome window below encodes:
- the STC2 gene encoding stanniocalcin-2 has translation MHAAEWLGKLVTLALVFASLDPVVGTEATNPPDGAQDNRAPQQKGRLSLQNTAEIQHCLVNAGDVGCSVFECFENNSCEIRGLHEICMTFLHNAGKFDAQGKSFIKDALRCKAHALRHKFSCISRKCPAIKEMVLQLQRECYQKHDLCSAAKENVQVIVEMIHFKDLLQHEPYVDLVNTLLTCGEEVREAITRSVQAQCEQSWGSLCSILSFCTSVPHGDFTLEPEKKPNEVPRSSISQGDIIVHPEPDARESSRNTRGERGSRLPGNAQTRTKAGSHSPKAAHGIVEQAEELSDFSDIRR, from the exons atgcatgctgcagaGTGGTTAGGGAAATTGGTGACCCTGGCTTTGGTCTTTGCAAGCTTGGATCCAGTGGTAGGCACGGAAGCCACCAACCCTCCGGATGGTGCCCAAGATAACAGAGCGCCTCAGCAAAAAGGGCGCCTGTCTTTGCAAAACACAG CTGAAATCCAGCACTGTCTGGTCAATGCTGGTGATGTGGGGTGCAGTGTATTTGAGTGCTTTGAAAACAACTCCTGTGAGATCCGAGGCTTACATGAGATCTGCATGACGTTCCTCCACAATGCTGGAAAATTTGATGCTCAG GGAAAATCCTTCATTAAAGATGCTCTGCGGTGCAAGGCTCACGCCTTACGGCACAAGTTCAGCTGCATCAGCCGCAAGTGCCCTGCCATCAAGGAGATGGTGTTACAGCTGCAGCGAGAATGCTACCAGAAGCACGACCTCTGCTCGGCAGCTAAGGAGAACGTCCAGGTCATTGTGGAGATGATTCACTTCAAAGACCTGCTGCAGCACGA ACCGTATGTTGATTTAGTGAACACCTTGCTCACTTGTGGAGAGGAGGTTAGAGAGGCCATCACTCGGAGCGTCCAGGCCCAGTGTGAACAGAGCTGGGGCAGCCTGTGTTCTATCCTGAGTTTCTGCACCTCCGTCCCACATGGAGATTTCACCCTTGAACCAGAGAAGAAGCCAAATGAAGTCCCCAGATCCTCTATTAGTCAAGGGGACATTATAGTCCACCCTGAACCTGACGCCAGAGAGAGCTCCCGAAACACCAGAGGGGAGAGAGGTAGCCGGCTTCCTGGGAATGCCCAAACCCGCACTAAAGCTGGGAGCCACAGTCCCAAAGCGGCTCACGGGATTGTTGAACAGGCAGAGGAACTGTCTGACTTCTCTGACATCCGGAGGTGA